From one Lineus longissimus chromosome 3, tnLinLong1.2, whole genome shotgun sequence genomic stretch:
- the LOC135485006 gene encoding uncharacterized protein LOC135485006, with protein MLPYNPRVEKLLKAFKSEQMAALRRSGTAEEYTERDSLLTEISQMKDESHIKKASETKGSDDKDIIKQGEAIRKHAMEGMAKKDDSTPSKKVRRTQSMSEYVEYKKAEIELRKEELEVRKQELQMEREEKERLFR; from the exons ATGCTTCCGTACAACCCGAGGGTGGAGAAATTGTTGAAAGCTTTTAAATCAGAGCAAATGGCGGCACTGAGAAG ATCAGGAACAGCTGAAGAATacacagagagagacagccttttGACTGAGATATCTCAGATGAAGGATGAATCGCACATCAAAAAAGCCTCTGAGACAAAGGGTTCCGATGACAAAGACATCATAAAACAGGGGGAGGCCATAAGGAAACATGCCATGGAAGGCATGGCAAAAAAAG ATGACTCTACCCCATCGAAAAAGGTCAGGAGAACACAATCCATGTCTGAGTATGTCGAGTACAAAAAAGCAGAAATTGAGCTTAGAAAGGAAGAGTTAGAGGTCAGAAAGCAGGAACTGCAAATGGAAAGAGAGGAGAAAGAGAGACTGTTTCGATGA